One window of the Perca flavescens isolate YP-PL-M2 chromosome 5, PFLA_1.0, whole genome shotgun sequence genome contains the following:
- the LOC114555562 gene encoding nucleolysin TIA-1 → MMEDDQPRTLYVGNLSRDVTEPLILQVFTQIGPCKSCKMIVDTAGNDPYCFVEFYDHRHAAASLAAMNGRKIMGKEVKVNWATTPTSQKKDTSNHFHVFVGDLSPEITTEDVKAAFGPFGRISDARVVKDMATGKSKGYGFVSFFNKWDAENAIQQMGGQWLGGRQIRTNWATRKPPAPKTTYESNSKHLSFDEVVNQSSPSNCTVYCGGVSTGLTEQLMRQTFSPFGQIMEIRVFPDKGYSFVRFNSHESAAHAIVSVNGTSIEGHIVKCYWGKETPDMMNPMQQMPIPQQSKMSFPAAAQHYGQWGQWYGNGPQISQYVPNGWQVPTYGVYGQAWNQQGFNHLPASAGWTGMSAISNGGVMEPTQGLNGSMLANQPGMGAAGYPTH, encoded by the exons ATGATGGAGGACGATCAACCCAGAACCTT GTATGTGGGGAATCTGTCCAGGGATGTCACCGAGCCCCTCATTCTGCAGGTCTTCACACAAATAGGACCCTGCAAGAGCTGTAAAATGATAGTTGAT ACGGCTGGAAATGATCCGTACTGCTTTGTGGAGTTCTATGACCACAGGCATGCTGCTGCCTCATTGGCAGCCATGAATGGAAGGAAAATAATGGGTAAG GAGGTCAAAGTCAACTGGGCCACGACGCCAACCAGCCAGAAAAAAGACACAAGTA ATCACTTTCACGTCTTCGTTGGAGACCTCAGCCCAGAAATAACTACAGAAGACGTCAAAGCTGCCTTCGGTCCATTTGGCAGGATATC AGATGCTCGTGTTGTGAAAGATATGGCTACAGGGAAATCTAAAGGCTATGGCTTTGTCTCTTTCTTCAACAAATGG GATGCAGAGAACGCCATTCAGCAGATGGGCGGTCAGTGGTTAGGAGGCAGACAGATTCGAACCAACTGGGCCACAAGGAAGCCCCCCGCCCCAAAGACCACCTATGAAA GTAACTCCAAGCACCTATCCTTTGATGAAGTAGTGAATCAGTCCAGTCCCAGTAACTGCACTGTGTATTGTGGCGGAGTCAGCACAGGACTGACAG AGCAACTGATGAGACAGACTTTCTCTCCCTTTGGACAAATCATGGAAATCAGAGTTTTCCCCGACAAAGGCTATTCATTTGTGAG GTTTAACTCCCATGAGTCAGCAGCCCATGCCATTGTGTCAGTGAATGGCACCTCAATAGAGGGCCACATAGTCAAATGCTACTGGGGAAAAGAGACCCCGGACATGATGAACCCGATGCAGCAGATGCCTATACCCCAG CAGAGCAAGATGAGCTTCCCTGCGGCAGCCCAGCACTATGGCCAGTGGGGCCAGTGGTACGGCAACGGGCCCCAGATCAGCCAGTACGTCCCGAATGGGTGGCAGGTCCCCACCTACGGCGTCTACGGCCAGGCCTGGAACCAGCAGGGCTTCAA TCACTTACCGGCCAGTGCTGGGTGGACTGGCATGAGCGCCATCAGTAACGGTGGGGTTATGGAGCCTACACAGGGATTGAATGGGAGTATGCTAGCCAACCAGCCCGGTATGGGAGCCGCAGGATACCCCACACACTGA